The Fimbriimonas ginsengisoli Gsoil 348 genome window below encodes:
- a CDS encoding AraC family transcriptional regulator translates to MRVETRATYEQCVREAVCHLATHLDEPMDLRVLADRAFLSPFHFHRIFRGMVGEAPGEFLRRLRMERAAWHLRVTKTPICEIALDAGFETPEAFTRAFRLAYSKSPSQFRSLATLRIELAAANRMHFDPDGSLPKFTPRDSGGRDMAVDILEVPQMRLGTIRHVGPYNQIGGAFERLAAIAGPAGLFSKPGAACLALYYEDPETTPATELQSDAAIVLPGDTPTLPGLIETVLHGGRFARFSHIGPYEHIGDAWAKFMGEWLPNSERRMRWDGTTFEIYINNPSSTPKEKLQTDLYVPVE, encoded by the coding sequence ATGAGAGTCGAGACGCGGGCAACCTACGAGCAGTGCGTACGCGAGGCGGTCTGTCACCTCGCGACGCATCTCGACGAGCCGATGGACCTGCGTGTCCTCGCCGATCGGGCGTTTCTCTCCCCATTTCACTTCCACCGGATCTTCCGGGGAATGGTGGGAGAGGCGCCCGGCGAATTCTTGCGGCGTCTCCGCATGGAGCGGGCGGCTTGGCATCTTCGCGTCACGAAAACGCCGATTTGCGAAATCGCGCTCGACGCCGGATTCGAGACGCCCGAGGCGTTCACACGCGCTTTCCGCCTCGCTTATTCGAAGTCTCCTTCGCAGTTCCGCAGCCTCGCGACGCTAAGGATCGAGCTGGCCGCCGCCAACCGTATGCACTTCGATCCTGACGGCAGCCTCCCCAAGTTCACCCCGCGCGACTCCGGTGGAAGGGATATGGCAGTCGATATCTTGGAAGTACCCCAAATGCGACTCGGGACGATTCGTCATGTCGGGCCCTATAACCAGATTGGAGGGGCGTTTGAGCGGCTCGCCGCAATCGCCGGCCCGGCGGGTCTGTTCTCAAAGCCGGGGGCGGCTTGCCTCGCCCTGTACTACGAGGATCCGGAAACCACCCCGGCCACCGAGCTCCAGTCCGACGCCGCCATCGTCCTTCCCGGCGACACTCCAACACTGCCGGGCCTGATAGAGACGGTGCTGCACGGAGGCCGCTTCGCGCGTTTTTCACACATCGGCCCGTACGAGCACATCGGCGACGCTTGGGCGAAGTTCATGGGCGAGTGGCTTCCCAATAGCGAGCGCAGGATGCGCTGGGATGGGACCACCTTCGAGATCTACATCAACAACCCAAGTTCCACCCCAAAGGAGAAGCTCCAGACCGACCTCTACGTTCCCGTGGAATAG
- a CDS encoding AraC family transcriptional regulator, translating into MTTEMTVDLIERSTVRLGTIRRVGPYGSEISHLFERLGQIAGPAGLFAAPGVETMALYHDDPRTTATNELRSDAAVTVPAGVPMPDGLTEFTLPGGRYARYVHIGPYDGLGDAWKRFTSDWMPKSGHIARTNVPVVENYMNMPGSVPDDQLRTELYIPIE; encoded by the coding sequence ATGACGACCGAAATGACTGTGGATCTGATCGAACGATCAACCGTGCGGCTCGGCACGATCAGGCGGGTCGGCCCCTACGGAAGCGAAATTTCTCATCTATTCGAGAGACTCGGCCAAATCGCCGGCCCCGCCGGACTATTTGCAGCCCCCGGGGTAGAAACGATGGCGCTTTACCACGACGACCCGCGTACCACCGCGACCAACGAGCTCCGCTCCGATGCCGCCGTCACGGTGCCGGCCGGAGTTCCGATGCCGGATGGCCTCACCGAATTCACCTTGCCCGGCGGCCGCTACGCCCGCTACGTGCATATCGGACCGTACGATGGGCTCGGCGACGCGTGGAAGCGCTTCACATCGGATTGGATGCCGAAAAGCGGGCACATCGCACGAACAAATGTTCCGGTGGTCGAGAACTACATGAACATGCCCGGCAGCGTGCCGGACGACCAGCTTCGCACGGAGTTGTACATCCCGATCGAATAA
- a CDS encoding glycosyltransferase family 2 protein produces MSTPLVSIVVPSYNHAQFLRAGLAAARAQSMPDWEMILIDDGSSDDSVEIARDVASEDDRIQVFVNERNLGTYGTQERARSIARGRYIAVLNSDDLWEPTKLQAQVELLEEHDEACFAYTLGWKIDENGVVDRSDDVHFDWPTTPIQELLPYLLYENRVLASSVLFRADDLRFEPSMRYSGDWVALLGSARRGPAACVPERLTYWRIHSSNTFVRSPNQVHEEIRVRRAIHEDWSTWFVGRIPKEKILRGLGMNVLNLAALEILRGERTAAVGAAISAARILPDKRMAVRRLGACLLPKARERLWPRDETKFEGRTPSLLPLRIP; encoded by the coding sequence GTGAGCACCCCCCTCGTCTCGATCGTCGTTCCCAGCTACAACCACGCGCAGTTCCTGCGGGCGGGGCTGGCAGCGGCGCGAGCGCAATCGATGCCGGACTGGGAAATGATCCTGATCGACGATGGCAGCTCGGACGATAGCGTCGAGATAGCGCGCGACGTTGCGAGTGAGGACGATCGGATCCAGGTCTTTGTCAACGAGCGTAATCTCGGCACTTACGGAACTCAAGAGCGGGCTCGGTCGATCGCCCGCGGGCGATATATCGCCGTCCTGAATTCCGACGACCTGTGGGAGCCGACCAAACTCCAAGCGCAAGTCGAGCTGTTAGAGGAACACGACGAGGCCTGCTTCGCCTACACCCTCGGCTGGAAAATCGACGAAAACGGTGTGGTGGACCGTTCGGATGACGTTCACTTCGACTGGCCGACCACGCCGATCCAAGAGCTCCTTCCTTACCTGCTCTACGAAAACCGGGTGCTAGCGTCGAGCGTTTTGTTCCGCGCCGACGACCTTCGGTTCGAGCCGAGCATGCGCTACTCCGGCGACTGGGTCGCCCTCCTCGGCTCGGCCCGGCGAGGACCCGCCGCTTGCGTTCCCGAAAGGCTCACCTATTGGCGCATCCATTCCAGCAACACCTTCGTCCGATCCCCCAATCAGGTGCACGAAGAGATCCGCGTCCGCCGGGCGATCCACGAGGACTGGTCCACTTGGTTCGTAGGTCGAATCCCAAAGGAAAAAATCCTTCGCGGACTTGGAATGAACGTGTTGAACCTTGCCGCCCTGGAGATTCTGCGAGGCGAACGAACCGCCGCCGTCGGCGCCGCGATATCCGCGGCGAGAATCCTTCCCGACAAACGCATGGCCGTCCGCCGCCTCGGCGCCTGCCTTCTTCCAAAAGCACGGGAGCGCCTTTGGCCCCGCGACGAAACGAAGTTCGAGGGTCGAACCCCTTCCCTGCTCCCGCTGCGTATCCCTTAG
- a CDS encoding deoxyguanosinetriphosphate triphosphohydrolase gives MPHHVRELTERRELETLSPFAAKAAESRGRLVDEPHDPVRTVYQRDRDRILHSKPFRRLKHKTQVFIDPMGDHYRTRMTHTLEVSQVARTIGRALRLNEDLIEAIALGHDIGHTPFGHAGEHALDEAVREFASAPCRGGDDCPRGFRHDVQSLRIVDHLAKLNLTYETRGGIGGHSKGRGDLSAKDGTPTSTLEASVVRISDRIAYLSHDIEDAQRSGIIDDIPAVFDRLGSNSSQRIGTMVQDVIVHSLDQPNISMSPELLRCMNELKEWMFENVYLLYPTMYPDIPKAQNMVKELFRHFVLPDNLPEGYEGVQGAIDYIAGMTDRFAIETYSRLKLPSAWRLP, from the coding sequence GTGCCTCACCATGTCCGCGAACTAACGGAGCGGCGCGAGCTTGAGACGCTCTCCCCTTTCGCCGCCAAAGCCGCTGAGAGCCGAGGGCGACTCGTAGACGAGCCGCACGACCCGGTCCGCACCGTCTACCAACGCGACCGCGACCGCATCCTCCACTCCAAGCCGTTCCGCCGGCTCAAACACAAAACCCAGGTGTTCATCGACCCTATGGGCGACCATTACCGGACGCGGATGACCCACACGTTGGAAGTCTCGCAAGTCGCCCGCACCATCGGCCGGGCGCTCCGGCTGAACGAAGACCTGATCGAAGCCATCGCCCTCGGCCACGATATCGGCCACACCCCGTTCGGACATGCCGGCGAGCACGCTTTGGACGAAGCGGTGCGAGAGTTCGCCTCCGCCCCGTGTCGAGGCGGCGACGATTGTCCCCGCGGTTTCCGCCACGATGTCCAATCGCTCCGAATCGTCGACCACCTCGCCAAGCTGAACCTGACCTACGAAACTCGCGGCGGCATCGGCGGACATAGCAAAGGGCGAGGAGATTTGAGTGCGAAAGACGGCACGCCGACCTCCACCCTCGAAGCCTCCGTCGTACGAATCAGCGACCGGATCGCTTACCTCAGCCATGACATCGAAGACGCGCAACGCTCCGGAATCATCGACGACATCCCGGCCGTTTTCGACCGGCTCGGAAGCAACTCTAGCCAGCGGATCGGCACTATGGTTCAAGACGTCATCGTCCACTCCCTCGATCAACCAAACATCTCGATGTCGCCCGAATTGCTGCGTTGCATGAACGAGCTCAAGGAGTGGATGTTCGAAAACGTCTACCTCCTCTATCCCACCATGTACCCCGACATTCCGAAGGCGCAAAACATGGTCAAAGAGCTGTTCCGGCACTTCGTCCTTCCCGACAATTTGCCCGAGGGTTACGAGGGGGTTCAAGGGGCGATCGACTACATCGCCGGTATGACCGACCGGTTCGCCATCGAAACCTATTCCCGCCTAAAACTCCCCAGCGCCTGGCGCTTGCCCTAG
- a CDS encoding SRPBCC family protein, with the protein MKQIPSAPEIAIVSGDFEQFSPQELYDYFTQVDLLTQWWPKEAEIDLKVGGQYRMSWPENDWHLRGEYTALEPGVHLGFTWAWDHEPSNSLRKQVDIWFQPLFENGGRLAAHHGPFDTSENDQSSRQGIVEGWIHFGMRLAGLKDGNSE; encoded by the coding sequence ATGAAGCAGATCCCTTCCGCACCTGAGATCGCGATCGTTAGCGGCGACTTCGAGCAGTTTTCGCCGCAGGAGCTCTACGACTACTTCACGCAGGTCGACCTGCTGACTCAGTGGTGGCCGAAGGAAGCGGAAATCGACCTCAAGGTGGGCGGGCAATACCGGATGTCTTGGCCGGAGAACGATTGGCATCTGCGGGGGGAGTACACGGCGTTGGAGCCGGGGGTGCATCTCGGGTTCACCTGGGCGTGGGACCATGAACCATCGAACTCGTTGCGTAAGCAGGTCGATATCTGGTTTCAGCCGCTTTTCGAGAACGGTGGGCGGCTCGCGGCACACCATGGACCGTTCGATACTTCGGAAAACGACCAGTCGTCCCGGCAAGGAATCGTCGAGGGGTGGATTCACTTCGGGATGCGGTTGGCTGGGTTGAAAGACGGGAATTCGGAGTAG
- a CDS encoding DUF4153 domain-containing protein: protein MRTNGPAIAFPRQMDDAKRLGLAIRVFAGAVSLGIAGDLLLRNSAFGVGFSIFALLVAAVSALLYRSRVLEISRGVRFLTIPTLGFCTLFFWRDAPELKLLNGVSVVLLVGLIAHRARNGSVRTGSVMDYPFRLIESWAGFVAGAVQVGKLEGRWGELTKGRSSKTIAAILRGLLLAVPLLIIFGGLFISADAGFEKMVTHLFQFSPEEAGVNFFVTVTCAWLAGGFLYQLFLGVDRPPSITGDPKPAPFGIVEIGTALALLNLLFAAFIATQFRHLFGGSEVIRNTANLGFGTYARRGFFELSAVALLVLPVLLGSHAMMRREGPKSERTYNVLASVLVALVFLVIHSAFLRMRIYVEAYGVSQLRIYVVASIAWIGAVFVWFATTVLRGRTDRFAFGALALLLATVFGLNVVNPDGLVARINTSRPNGAVDVSYLGSLSNDAVPELIKAKSKLPPDAQAKLMEFLGLQETENSGRDPRSFTLSSMFANAALTANHIPKVAPKPAEDEHY, encoded by the coding sequence GTGCGAACTAACGGCCCCGCTATCGCGTTTCCCAGACAAATGGACGACGCGAAGCGACTTGGTCTTGCGATAAGGGTCTTTGCGGGAGCGGTGTCGCTGGGGATAGCCGGGGATTTGCTCTTGCGGAACTCCGCTTTCGGCGTCGGGTTCTCCATCTTCGCCCTTCTCGTCGCGGCGGTATCGGCGTTGTTGTATCGCTCACGGGTGTTGGAGATTTCACGAGGAGTTCGCTTTCTGACGATCCCGACCCTCGGCTTCTGCACGCTCTTCTTTTGGCGCGACGCCCCCGAGCTTAAGTTGCTCAACGGAGTCTCGGTCGTTCTTCTCGTCGGCCTGATCGCTCATCGAGCCCGCAACGGCAGCGTTCGCACCGGATCGGTGATGGACTATCCTTTCCGCTTGATCGAGTCTTGGGCCGGCTTCGTCGCCGGAGCGGTTCAGGTCGGCAAACTTGAAGGGCGCTGGGGAGAACTTACGAAGGGGCGGAGTAGCAAGACGATCGCCGCGATCCTCCGTGGACTCCTACTGGCGGTACCGCTGTTGATCATTTTCGGCGGCCTGTTCATTAGCGCGGATGCCGGTTTTGAAAAGATGGTCACCCATCTCTTTCAGTTCAGTCCCGAAGAGGCCGGCGTCAACTTTTTTGTCACCGTAACTTGCGCCTGGCTGGCCGGCGGATTCCTGTACCAGCTTTTTCTGGGAGTGGATCGGCCTCCATCGATCACTGGAGATCCGAAGCCGGCCCCGTTTGGCATCGTAGAGATCGGCACGGCGCTCGCCCTTTTGAACCTGCTGTTCGCCGCTTTCATCGCGACGCAATTCCGCCACCTGTTTGGTGGCAGCGAAGTCATCCGGAACACGGCGAATCTTGGCTTCGGCACCTACGCTCGACGTGGTTTCTTCGAGCTCTCGGCAGTTGCCCTCCTGGTACTCCCAGTCCTGCTTGGCTCCCATGCGATGATGCGACGGGAGGGGCCGAAGTCGGAACGAACCTACAACGTATTGGCCTCCGTGCTGGTGGCGTTAGTCTTCCTGGTCATCCATTCGGCTTTCTTGAGGATGCGGATATATGTGGAAGCGTACGGAGTAAGTCAGTTGCGGATCTACGTGGTAGCGTCCATCGCTTGGATCGGAGCCGTCTTCGTGTGGTTCGCGACCACGGTTCTTCGCGGTCGCACCGACCGATTCGCGTTTGGCGCGCTCGCATTGTTACTCGCTACGGTCTTTGGGTTGAACGTCGTCAATCCGGATGGCCTCGTGGCGCGAATCAACACCTCGAGGCCGAACGGGGCCGTCGACGTGTCCTATCTCGGGTCGCTCAGTAACGACGCGGTTCCGGAGCTCATTAAGGCGAAGTCAAAATTGCCGCCCGATGCTCAAGCGAAGCTGATGGAATTCCTAGGGCTGCAGGAAACCGAAAACAGCGGACGCGACCCTCGTTCCTTTACTTTGAGCTCGATGTTCGCCAATGCGGCGCTCACCGCGAATCACATCCCGAAGGTCGCCCCGAAACCCGCCGAGGACGAACACTACTAA
- a CDS encoding Gfo/Idh/MocA family protein produces MGKKRVNVGLIGYQFMGKAHSNAYRQVNHFFDLPVEVNMHTLCGRNEAAVTAAAAQYGWANVETDWRKVVANPEIDVIDVSTPGNLHAEIAIAAAQAGKAVFCEKPIGNTLSEAEAMLKAVQAAGVPHAVFHNYRKAPAVGLAKQLIESGRLGTIYHFRAVYLQDWIADPNFPLVWRLQKEIAGSGTHGDINAHIIDMARYLLGELDEVCGLLHTFVKQRPKAGAINDKLGAEATNEMGEVTVDDAAMFLAKFKSGALGTFEATRFAVGRKNHHRWEVNGSKGSIVFNLERMNELEYYSEEDPADVRGFRVIQATEGVHPYAGHYWPAGHIIGYEHTFINLLADAFTNMEAGKRIEPDFVDGYENQRVLDAVERSSDSREWVKL; encoded by the coding sequence GTGGGTAAGAAGCGCGTCAACGTTGGTCTAATCGGTTACCAGTTCATGGGGAAGGCACATTCCAATGCCTACCGCCAAGTCAATCACTTCTTCGACCTTCCGGTGGAAGTCAATATGCACACCTTGTGCGGCCGGAACGAGGCCGCCGTAACCGCCGCCGCCGCGCAGTACGGTTGGGCGAACGTGGAGACCGACTGGCGGAAGGTGGTCGCGAATCCGGAGATCGACGTCATCGACGTCTCGACTCCCGGAAACTTGCACGCTGAGATCGCCATCGCGGCCGCCCAGGCCGGAAAGGCGGTCTTCTGTGAGAAGCCGATCGGCAATACCCTGTCCGAAGCGGAGGCGATGCTGAAAGCGGTGCAAGCCGCCGGGGTGCCCCACGCGGTCTTTCACAACTACCGCAAGGCGCCCGCGGTTGGACTTGCCAAGCAGCTCATCGAGAGCGGCCGGCTCGGCACGATCTATCACTTCCGCGCCGTGTACCTGCAAGACTGGATCGCGGATCCTAATTTTCCGCTTGTTTGGCGCCTCCAAAAGGAGATCGCCGGCTCCGGAACCCATGGCGACATCAACGCCCACATCATCGACATGGCGCGATATCTGCTCGGCGAGCTAGACGAGGTCTGCGGACTGCTCCACACGTTCGTCAAGCAACGCCCCAAGGCGGGAGCGATCAACGATAAGCTGGGCGCCGAGGCGACCAACGAGATGGGCGAAGTCACCGTCGACGACGCCGCGATGTTCTTGGCCAAGTTTAAGAGCGGAGCGCTCGGCACGTTCGAGGCCACCCGCTTTGCCGTCGGGCGAAAGAATCATCACCGGTGGGAGGTCAATGGGAGCAAGGGCTCCATCGTCTTCAACCTGGAGCGGATGAACGAGCTGGAGTATTACAGCGAGGAAGACCCCGCCGATGTCCGCGGCTTCCGGGTCATTCAGGCGACCGAGGGGGTTCACCCTTACGCGGGCCACTATTGGCCGGCCGGTCACATCATCGGTTACGAGCACACTTTCATCAACCTGCTCGCCGACGCTTTCACCAATATGGAAGCGGGCAAGCGGATCGAGCCCGACTTCGTCGACGGATATGAAAACCAGCGGGTTTTGGACGCCGTCGAGCGCTCCAGCGACTCGCGAGAGTGGGTGAAACTCTAG
- a CDS encoding RecQ family ATP-dependent DNA helicase: protein MPTTTDTLGELLQQHFGFAEFRPGQHEAMRALLDEGAALAVFPTGGGKSLCYQLPALAVDGITLVVSPLIALMKDQIDFLQRRGIPAARLDSSLSSDEVRAINDRLRAGELRLLYVAPERFNNERFLGDLKRLKIAIFAVDEAHCISEWGHNFRPDYLKLAQMARDIGAERVLALTATATPKVVQDICDGFGIKPSGVVLTGFYRPNLTLLTTPCTPAERTPLLVQRLRERAPGSTIVYVTLQRTAEAVANFLKQHGFAAEAYHAGMNAEDRTKVQDWWMADPARIVVATIAFGMGIDKSDVRYVYHANLPKSLESYSQEIGRAGRDGVPSIVEMLAAAADLPALENFVYGDTPSEQSVRSLVHDLLTQPEEFALSTYEFSNRHDIRQLVLRTALTYLELLGALRRGTPFYAGYEFRPLTRIDDIGDAFPGEHGRFATSLFGAAKRGRIWYGLDPEKAAESLGVERRRVVKALEVMSERGLIELRASDVRDRYTRLTDLADEDRLVAELVGRFEHRERQEIERLAMVPALVEHEGCQVQSLVGYFGEVLPKPCGHCTYCLTGKAQAIPALPPAATITSLVTPRDLAELTANNPGELATPRQLARFLCGLTSPVFTKSKLSRHPLFGVLDEHPFLDVVAAVT, encoded by the coding sequence ATGCCAACCACCACCGATACGCTGGGTGAGCTGCTTCAACAGCACTTCGGATTTGCCGAATTCCGGCCAGGCCAACATGAGGCCATGCGCGCGCTGCTCGACGAAGGCGCGGCCCTAGCCGTCTTTCCCACCGGCGGCGGGAAATCGCTCTGCTACCAGCTTCCCGCCCTCGCCGTCGACGGCATCACCCTGGTGGTTTCGCCCCTCATCGCGCTCATGAAAGATCAGATCGACTTTCTCCAGCGCCGCGGGATCCCTGCGGCACGGCTCGATTCCAGCCTCTCTTCCGACGAGGTGCGTGCGATCAACGACCGGCTCCGCGCGGGGGAACTGCGGCTCCTCTACGTCGCACCGGAGCGGTTCAACAACGAGCGTTTTCTCGGGGATCTCAAACGGCTCAAAATCGCCATTTTCGCCGTCGACGAGGCGCACTGCATCTCGGAGTGGGGGCATAACTTCCGGCCGGATTACCTAAAGCTCGCCCAAATGGCTCGCGACATCGGAGCCGAGCGAGTCCTCGCCCTCACCGCCACCGCGACCCCCAAGGTTGTTCAGGACATTTGCGACGGCTTCGGCATCAAGCCGAGTGGCGTCGTGCTCACCGGTTTCTACCGTCCCAACCTGACCCTGCTTACCACCCCCTGTACTCCGGCCGAACGGACCCCCCTCCTCGTTCAGCGGCTGCGGGAACGGGCGCCGGGCTCCACTATCGTCTACGTCACGCTGCAACGCACGGCGGAGGCGGTCGCAAATTTCCTCAAGCAGCACGGGTTCGCGGCCGAGGCATATCACGCCGGGATGAACGCCGAGGACCGCACGAAGGTGCAGGATTGGTGGATGGCAGATCCGGCCCGGATCGTCGTCGCGACGATCGCCTTTGGGATGGGGATCGATAAATCCGACGTGCGATACGTCTATCACGCGAACCTGCCGAAGAGCCTGGAGAGCTACAGTCAGGAGATCGGGCGCGCCGGGCGCGACGGAGTTCCATCCATTGTGGAAATGCTCGCCGCCGCCGCGGACCTGCCCGCCCTCGAAAACTTCGTTTACGGCGATACGCCGAGCGAGCAATCGGTGCGGTCGCTCGTTCACGACCTGCTTACTCAGCCCGAAGAATTCGCCCTTTCGACATATGAGTTTTCGAACCGGCACGACATCCGCCAGCTGGTTCTACGAACCGCGCTCACGTACCTGGAGCTACTCGGGGCGTTACGGCGAGGGACTCCGTTCTACGCCGGCTACGAGTTTCGTCCTCTCACCCGGATCGACGACATCGGCGACGCCTTTCCCGGCGAGCACGGGCGTTTCGCGACTTCCCTCTTTGGAGCCGCCAAGCGGGGACGGATTTGGTACGGACTCGACCCCGAGAAAGCGGCGGAATCACTCGGCGTTGAGCGAAGGCGAGTTGTGAAAGCGCTCGAGGTGATGTCGGAGCGTGGACTTATCGAACTCCGCGCCAGTGACGTTCGCGACCGGTACACCCGATTGACCGATCTCGCCGACGAAGATCGCCTCGTCGCCGAGTTGGTTGGAAGATTCGAACACCGGGAACGCCAAGAGATCGAACGCCTGGCGATGGTTCCCGCTCTGGTCGAACACGAGGGGTGCCAAGTCCAATCGCTGGTGGGCTACTTCGGCGAAGTGCTGCCAAAACCGTGCGGGCACTGCACGTATTGCCTGACCGGAAAAGCCCAAGCAATTCCGGCTCTCCCTCCGGCCGCGACGATAACGTCGCTGGTTACTCCACGCGACCTCGCGGAGCTCACCGCAAACAATCCGGGCGAGCTGGCGACTCCCCGCCAACTCGCCCGTTTCCTTTGCGGCCTTACCAGCCCGGTCTTCACCAAATCGAAGCTAAGCCGCCACCCGCTCTTCGGGGTGCTGGATGAGCACCCGTTCCTGGATGTCGTCGCCGCCGTAACCTAG
- a CDS encoding competence type IV pilus major pilin ComGC, translating into MRVRTKNRYHRRAFTLVELLVVILIIATLMAVALPLYLNAVQDASKKTCRANMRDVCSAAQAWKVKNRAADFTGVTLSTLTPDMGSIPSCPDGGTYTLALSGTELDDTGATQTIPTGGLGISCSYAGHNGYIPGVTSR; encoded by the coding sequence ATGCGCGTTAGAACAAAGAATAGGTATCACCGACGTGCATTTACGCTCGTCGAGCTTCTGGTCGTGATCCTCATCATCGCCACGCTGATGGCGGTCGCGCTTCCGCTCTACTTAAACGCCGTTCAGGATGCGAGTAAGAAGACTTGCCGAGCCAACATGCGCGACGTCTGTAGCGCCGCCCAGGCTTGGAAAGTTAAGAATCGCGCCGCCGACTTCACGGGTGTGACACTTTCCACCCTCACCCCCGACATGGGCTCCATCCCATCCTGCCCCGACGGGGGAACTTACACGCTCGCGCTAAGCGGAACCGAACTGGACGACACGGGAGCCACTCAAACGATTCCCACCGGGGGCCTTGGCATCTCGTGCTCTTACGCCGGCCACAACGGCTATATTCCCGGCGTCACCTCTCGGTAG
- a CDS encoding universal stress protein translates to MKNQPGRGKHKIFLGFAPGVGKTYAMLDEAHRRQRRGQETVIGVIDTQDRAPVGDLLHDFEQVPPGSEELNVDAILARKPDLVIVDELEHKNAPTSRNERRWQDVEELLAAGINVLSTLNVSSLESLNDHVADITGVKVEDTVPDRILGEAYEVELVDLTPRALINRLERGDIYPGRTVTGQESAFFREGNLAALREMAMREAASHVDEDLVAYRKEKRIEKPWAAQDRVMICLSPTRSSLRLIRRGWRMGQRMHGDVIAVHVEDGPIGEKERKILADDFKLAEKLGIETVSLKGELAPTLIDFAKERNVTQLIIGHPERSRIQEIMKASVLSELVRSLKTVDILVVASENAPVGH, encoded by the coding sequence GTGAAGAACCAGCCGGGACGCGGTAAGCACAAGATTTTTTTAGGCTTCGCGCCGGGCGTCGGTAAGACGTACGCCATGCTCGACGAGGCCCATCGACGCCAACGAAGGGGGCAAGAAACCGTTATCGGGGTGATCGACACCCAAGATAGAGCTCCGGTCGGCGACCTCCTTCACGATTTCGAGCAGGTCCCTCCGGGAAGCGAGGAGCTAAATGTCGACGCCATTCTCGCCCGAAAGCCGGATCTGGTGATCGTCGACGAGCTCGAGCACAAGAATGCCCCGACCTCTCGAAACGAACGGCGCTGGCAGGATGTGGAAGAGCTCCTCGCGGCGGGCATCAACGTTCTTTCGACCCTCAATGTATCAAGCCTGGAAAGTCTGAACGACCACGTCGCCGATATCACGGGCGTAAAAGTGGAAGATACGGTTCCCGATCGGATCCTTGGAGAGGCGTATGAAGTCGAGCTGGTCGACCTCACCCCGCGCGCGCTTATTAACCGGCTAGAGCGGGGAGATATTTACCCCGGCCGCACGGTGACCGGGCAGGAATCGGCGTTCTTCCGAGAAGGGAATCTCGCTGCCCTTCGCGAGATGGCGATGCGGGAGGCGGCCAGCCACGTCGACGAAGACCTCGTGGCGTACCGTAAGGAAAAACGGATCGAAAAGCCGTGGGCCGCCCAGGATCGCGTTATGATCTGCCTCAGCCCGACGCGCAGCTCGCTACGCCTCATCCGCCGCGGTTGGCGAATGGGCCAGCGCATGCACGGCGACGTCATCGCCGTGCACGTTGAAGACGGTCCGATCGGGGAGAAGGAGCGAAAGATCCTCGCCGACGACTTTAAGCTTGCCGAAAAGCTGGGGATCGAAACCGTCTCCCTTAAGGGCGAGCTGGCGCCGACGCTTATCGACTTTGCCAAGGAGCGGAATGTGACTCAGCTCATCATCGGCCACCCAGAGCGGTCCCGCATCCAAGAGATCATGAAGGCTTCCGTTTTAAGCGAGCTCGTCCGTTCGCTCAAGACCGTCGACATCCTCGTGGTGGCGTCCGAAAATGCGCCGGTCGGGCATTGA